A region of Planctomicrobium piriforme DNA encodes the following proteins:
- the nuoL gene encoding NADH-quinone oxidoreductase subunit L produces MTHTVLWLIPLAPLTAAAFIALLGPKVLHEKSHIPCILALLTSFVCSLILLCDIVPRGFGEHGHDPAAIATGYDFLTIGQVSARIDLRADAMTAIMLSMVTGVSSLVAIFASGYMHGDRGYARFFAAVSGFVFSMCMLVLAGNFVMLFFGWEAVGLCSYLLIGFWFRKPSAAAAAKKAFVVNRIGDFGFLLGIFLVWTTFGSLNFADVFGHPERIAAVAAANPWLITLTCLLLFLGAMGKSAQFPLHVWLPDAMEGPTPVSALIHAATMVTAGVYMVARCTPLFIHSPNAQMTVAAIGAITALVAALTALTQNDLKRVLAYSTVSQLAFLFMSLGAAAGLESATPAIIAAMFHLFTHAFFKALLFLSAGSVMHSMGDVIDMRRFSGLRKALPVTHWTFLCGALALAGFPLLSGFWSKDEILGVLSEASHHPVHGAFFSVISWSASIAALLTAFYTFRAYFMTFWGPEKFPEEAGHHPHDAPPAMAWPLRILAVCAVGIGGVLGPTAIFGNYLHHAQGLPESGPHAMHISVMVVSGIVAIIGIALAWLFYVKSPAIPGQIASAAKPLYLLSLNKFYFDEIYLYTIVIPLRQLAKLCTVFDIGVVDQIVNGVGKLPRLFSNVPKVLHNGLVPSYALVMFIGVVASVLYVISYLPK; encoded by the coding sequence ATGACCCATACGGTTCTGTGGCTGATTCCTCTGGCGCCCCTCACCGCGGCGGCGTTCATCGCGCTGCTCGGTCCCAAGGTGCTGCATGAGAAGAGCCATATCCCCTGCATCCTCGCGCTGCTGACGTCGTTCGTCTGCTCGCTGATCCTGCTGTGCGACATCGTGCCCCGCGGCTTCGGCGAACACGGCCACGATCCCGCCGCGATTGCCACTGGCTACGACTTTCTGACCATCGGTCAGGTGAGCGCCCGGATCGATCTGCGTGCCGACGCGATGACGGCGATCATGCTGTCGATGGTCACCGGCGTCAGCTCGCTCGTGGCGATCTTCGCCAGCGGTTACATGCACGGCGACCGGGGCTATGCCCGCTTCTTTGCCGCGGTCTCCGGCTTCGTGTTCTCAATGTGCATGCTGGTTCTGGCCGGCAATTTTGTGATGCTGTTCTTCGGCTGGGAAGCGGTCGGTCTGTGCAGTTACCTGCTGATCGGCTTCTGGTTCCGCAAGCCGAGCGCCGCTGCTGCCGCGAAGAAGGCCTTCGTAGTCAACCGTATCGGCGACTTCGGCTTTCTGCTGGGGATCTTCCTGGTCTGGACGACATTTGGCTCGCTGAACTTCGCCGACGTGTTCGGTCATCCCGAACGCATCGCCGCCGTCGCTGCCGCAAATCCCTGGCTCATCACGCTGACCTGCCTGCTGCTGTTCCTGGGAGCAATGGGCAAATCGGCTCAGTTCCCTCTGCATGTGTGGTTGCCGGACGCGATGGAAGGCCCCACCCCCGTCAGCGCGCTGATCCATGCGGCGACCATGGTCACCGCCGGCGTGTACATGGTGGCGCGTTGTACGCCGCTGTTTATCCACTCGCCCAATGCACAAATGACGGTCGCCGCCATCGGAGCGATTACCGCTCTCGTCGCCGCACTTACGGCCCTCACCCAGAACGACTTGAAGCGGGTGCTGGCTTACTCGACCGTCAGCCAGTTGGCGTTCCTGTTCATGTCGCTCGGAGCGGCTGCCGGACTCGAATCCGCAACGCCCGCCATCATCGCGGCAATGTTCCACCTGTTTACGCATGCCTTCTTCAAAGCCCTGCTGTTCCTCTCGGCAGGCAGCGTGATGCACTCGATGGGTGACGTCATCGATATGCGTCGTTTCAGCGGATTGCGAAAAGCCCTGCCGGTGACGCACTGGACCTTCCTCTGCGGAGCACTGGCCCTGGCAGGCTTCCCGCTCCTCTCAGGCTTCTGGTCGAAAGACGAAATCCTGGGCGTCTTGTCGGAAGCGAGCCACCATCCTGTTCACGGTGCATTCTTCTCGGTGATCTCCTGGTCGGCGTCAATCGCCGCCCTGCTGACGGCGTTTTACACGTTCCGCGCCTACTTCATGACCTTCTGGGGACCGGAAAAGTTTCCGGAAGAAGCAGGTCATCACCCGCACGATGCTCCTCCGGCCATGGCCTGGCCGCTGCGAATTCTGGCAGTTTGTGCAGTGGGCATCGGGGGCGTTCTGGGGCCCACGGCCATCTTCGGCAACTACCTGCATCATGCTCAGGGGCTGCCTGAGTCTGGTCCGCATGCCATGCATATTTCAGTGATGGTGGTGAGCGGGATCGTGGCCATCATCGGCATCGCCCTCGCCTGGCTGTTCTATGTGAAGTCGCCTGCGATTCCCGGGCAGATCGCCAGTGCTGCGAAGCCGCTGTATCTGCTCTCTTTGAACAAGTTCTACTTCGACGAGATTTACCTGTACACGATTGTGATTCCCCTGCGTCAACTGGCGAAGCTCTGCACCGTGTTCGACATTGGCGTGGTCGACCAGATCGTCAACGGGGTCGGCAAGCTGCCGCGACTGTTCAGCAATGTGCCGAAGGTGCTGCATAACGGACTGGTTCCGTCTTACGCCCTGGTGATGTTCATTGGGGTCGTGGCCAGCGTGCTGTATGTGATTTCGTACCTGCCGAAATAG
- a CDS encoding molybdopterin-dependent oxidoreductase — protein sequence MPTVTVNNQPVEIGAAERLNCIQAAERIGYEIPAYCYHPSLSVVASCRMCLVEVGERKPDGTVVMQPKLVPGCQTPVKDGTVVVADSPKVQEARKATLEYLLLNHPLDCPTCDQAGECFLQDYSFRFGRGYSRLQEPKNIKADKDHIGDQITLFTDRCIMCTRCVRFTREISGTAELMVTNRGTHEEIDIFPGEPVNNKLAGNVVDLCPVGALCSKDFLYKQRVWWLQSADSVCPDCSTGCSIHVDQNEDHVYRLRPRFNPDAQGHFMCDDGRFGWKYINSEDRLIMPEQRSNGQLVANDWESVMAGVRQAFSDVAVQSPGRTAAVLSPFMTVEEAYLLAQYIKGLDPNASLFMGPVPVVGGDDTYPKDVHGQPQKDVKFTIRAEKCPNRRGVELVLKHFTGVAAPFSDAMSQIGSGKFDAVYVVGGDPRGWIQDEHAGAFSNLKVLAVQDLLPSAIIGYATFVLPGGSFAEREGTFVNHSGLAQEIRRAIRGPDDSRPDGRLLWELCERPGLFRPAVLREEISQAIPEFAALKKSFSSQKDDRMKLPQLPPATTATP from the coding sequence ATGCCCACAGTTACAGTCAATAATCAGCCCGTCGAAATCGGAGCGGCCGAGCGCCTGAACTGCATTCAGGCGGCGGAACGCATCGGCTACGAAATCCCGGCTTATTGCTACCATCCCTCGCTGTCGGTGGTGGCCAGTTGCCGTATGTGCCTGGTCGAAGTGGGCGAGCGCAAACCCGACGGCACTGTCGTCATGCAGCCCAAGCTGGTCCCAGGCTGCCAGACCCCTGTCAAAGACGGCACGGTCGTCGTCGCCGACAGCCCGAAGGTTCAGGAAGCCCGCAAGGCGACTCTCGAATACCTGCTGCTGAACCACCCGCTCGACTGCCCGACCTGCGATCAGGCCGGCGAATGCTTCTTGCAGGACTACAGCTTCCGCTTCGGCCGAGGCTACAGCCGCCTGCAGGAACCAAAGAACATCAAGGCGGACAAAGATCACATCGGCGACCAGATCACACTGTTCACCGACCGCTGCATCATGTGTACCCGCTGCGTCCGTTTCACCCGGGAAATTTCGGGCACGGCGGAGCTGATGGTGACCAACCGCGGCACGCACGAAGAAATCGACATCTTCCCGGGCGAACCCGTCAACAACAAACTGGCCGGCAACGTGGTCGACCTGTGCCCGGTCGGCGCGCTGTGCAGTAAAGACTTCCTCTACAAGCAACGTGTCTGGTGGCTGCAATCCGCCGACAGCGTTTGCCCCGACTGCAGCACCGGCTGCAGCATCCATGTCGATCAGAACGAAGACCACGTCTACCGTCTGCGTCCGCGATTCAATCCGGATGCCCAGGGGCACTTCATGTGCGACGACGGACGGTTCGGCTGGAAGTACATCAACTCCGAAGACCGTCTCATCATGCCGGAACAACGGTCGAACGGCCAACTGGTCGCCAACGACTGGGAAAGCGTGATGGCCGGCGTCCGTCAGGCGTTCAGCGATGTCGCCGTGCAGTCTCCGGGTCGCACCGCCGCCGTGCTGTCCCCGTTCATGACGGTCGAAGAAGCCTACCTGCTCGCTCAATACATCAAGGGGCTCGATCCGAACGCCTCGCTGTTCATGGGACCGGTTCCCGTGGTCGGCGGCGACGATACTTACCCCAAAGACGTTCACGGGCAGCCGCAGAAGGACGTCAAATTCACGATTCGCGCCGAGAAGTGCCCGAATCGTCGCGGCGTCGAACTGGTCCTGAAGCACTTCACAGGGGTTGCCGCTCCATTCAGCGATGCGATGTCGCAGATTGGGTCTGGCAAGTTCGATGCGGTGTACGTGGTTGGTGGCGATCCGCGCGGCTGGATTCAGGACGAACATGCCGGTGCCTTCTCGAATTTGAAGGTGCTTGCCGTTCAGGATCTGCTGCCCTCGGCGATTATCGGCTATGCCACGTTTGTGCTCCCCGGTGGCTCCTTTGCCGAACGGGAAGGGACGTTTGTGAATCACTCCGGTCTGGCTCAGGAAATTCGTCGCGCCATTCGCGGTCCCGACGACTCCCGTCCCGACGGTCGACTGCTGTGGGAATTGTGCGAACGGCCCGGTCTGTTCCGACCGGCCGTACTGCGAGAGGAAATCTCGCAGGCGATTCCCGAGTTCGCGGCTTTGAAAAAGAGTTTCAGTTCGCAGAAGGATGACCGGATGAAACTTCCGCAGCTTCCTCCTGCGACCACGGCCACTCCGTAA
- the nuoK gene encoding NADH-quinone oxidoreductase subunit NuoK produces MTGEFERYLAVGAGLFVLGAIGFLTRRNMIILMLSAEMMIHGVSLTLVTFGQMHNTIEGQSLTIFGLTVAACEAGLALSLILALYQKSQSLDIDLWTDLREPDLGNPVTPEEMTTVSEPAHQQFPKLTPAGRPPVVTRRPLAAPTRATGAVPPGAAPKSKA; encoded by the coding sequence ATGACAGGCGAGTTTGAACGATATCTGGCCGTCGGTGCAGGACTGTTCGTCCTGGGCGCGATCGGCTTTTTGACCCGGCGAAACATGATCATCCTCATGCTCTCGGCAGAGATGATGATCCATGGCGTGTCGCTGACGCTGGTCACCTTCGGGCAGATGCACAACACCATCGAGGGCCAGTCACTGACCATTTTCGGTCTGACGGTTGCCGCCTGTGAAGCAGGTCTGGCGCTGTCGCTGATTCTGGCCCTGTACCAGAAGTCGCAGTCGCTCGACATCGATCTCTGGACCGACCTGCGAGAGCCCGACCTGGGCAATCCAGTCACTCCGGAAGAGATGACGACGGTTTCCGAACCGGCGCATCAGCAGTTCCCGAAGCTGACCCCGGCCGGACGTCCTCCCGTGGTGACTCGCCGCCCGCTGGCAGCCCCCACCCGAGCGACAGGTGCCGTTCCACCCGGCGCTGCACCCAAGTCAAAAGCGTAG
- the nuoF gene encoding NADH-quinone oxidoreductase subunit NuoF — protein MAEFEPVLFKRINKPDSTSLAGYQADGGYGALKKALGMAPADVTNIVKDSGLRGRGGAGFPCGLKWTFLPKDHPGPIYLCINGDESEPGTFNNRILMEQDPHQLIEGIAIACHAIKSKTAYLYLRYEYGRSYRILKKAIEECYAAGLLGKNILGTGFELDVFLHRGAGAYICGEETGLIESLEGKRAWPRIKPPFPAIEGLFRKPTIVNNIETLCCVTHILDRGIEWFKSMGVPPDPNNPRDPGSYGPKLYCISGHVNNPCCVELPMGVTSRELIEKYGGGVWKGRKAKAVVPGGISMGFLSADELDLPLDFAGPGKAGCLGLGTAAVVVVDDHTRMVDVLYNCCRFMAHESCGQCTPCREGTSWMVRILDRMRKGQGRKEDLDLLVEVANSMGIIPGTTICGLSDGAAWPVKNAIKKFRAEFESYVTSGEKSVTSAQELMQLAH, from the coding sequence GTGGCAGAGTTCGAACCAGTCCTTTTCAAGCGAATCAATAAGCCTGACTCGACCTCTCTGGCCGGGTATCAGGCCGACGGCGGTTATGGCGCGCTGAAAAAGGCGCTCGGCATGGCGCCCGCTGACGTCACCAACATCGTGAAAGACTCCGGTCTCCGCGGTCGCGGCGGCGCAGGCTTTCCGTGCGGGCTGAAATGGACTTTTCTCCCCAAAGACCACCCCGGTCCGATCTATCTGTGCATCAACGGCGACGAGAGCGAGCCCGGCACGTTCAACAACCGGATTCTGATGGAGCAGGATCCCCACCAGTTGATCGAGGGGATCGCCATTGCGTGCCATGCCATCAAGTCGAAGACGGCGTACCTGTACCTGCGATACGAATACGGCCGCAGCTATCGCATCCTGAAAAAGGCGATTGAAGAGTGCTATGCGGCGGGCCTGCTGGGGAAGAACATCCTCGGAACCGGCTTCGAACTCGATGTCTTTCTGCACCGCGGTGCAGGAGCTTACATCTGCGGGGAAGAAACCGGCCTCATTGAGAGCCTCGAAGGCAAACGGGCCTGGCCGCGCATCAAGCCGCCGTTCCCCGCCATCGAAGGCCTGTTTCGCAAGCCGACGATCGTCAACAACATCGAAACGCTCTGCTGCGTGACGCACATTCTCGATCGCGGCATCGAGTGGTTCAAATCGATGGGCGTTCCGCCCGATCCGAATAATCCACGCGATCCCGGCAGTTACGGCCCCAAGCTGTACTGCATCTCAGGTCATGTAAACAATCCGTGCTGCGTCGAACTGCCGATGGGGGTCACCTCCCGCGAGCTGATCGAAAAGTACGGCGGCGGCGTCTGGAAGGGGCGAAAAGCCAAAGCGGTTGTCCCCGGGGGCATCAGCATGGGCTTTCTTTCCGCTGACGAGCTCGATCTTCCGCTCGACTTCGCCGGACCCGGCAAAGCCGGCTGCCTGGGACTGGGAACCGCCGCGGTCGTGGTCGTTGACGATCACACCCGCATGGTCGATGTCCTTTACAACTGCTGCCGATTCATGGCTCACGAATCGTGCGGGCAGTGTACGCCGTGCCGGGAAGGCACCTCATGGATGGTCCGCATTCTGGACCGGATGCGAAAAGGTCAGGGACGCAAGGAAGACCTGGATCTGCTCGTGGAAGTCGCTAATTCGATGGGCATCATCCCCGGCACGACCATCTGCGGCCTGTCCGATGGAGCGGCCTGGCCGGTGAAGAACGCCATCAAGAAGTTCCGGGCCGAATTTGAATCCTATGTGACCAGCGGTGAAAAGTCGGTCACGTCCGCACAAGAGTTGATGCAACTGGCTCACTAG
- a CDS encoding NuoI/complex I 23 kDa subunit family protein encodes MSISPDDVEWIEEPPLGFWEATFVPAILAGLKTTLHHVTHYTPVTQQFPEVKPNLPLHYRGVHRLNRDEQDRVKCVACMLCATACPAHCITIEAAEAPPEWPDRDKFPASFVLDELRCIYCGMCEEACPVDAIELTHIYDLTGRTRADLMYDKEKLLAVYDQTKNNPRDPVRTHRGVLGPASQLDDLATVGPATSVQVSDRSAQAVTPGVIGPDVEGRP; translated from the coding sequence ATGTCGATCTCACCGGATGATGTTGAATGGATCGAGGAACCTCCCCTGGGGTTCTGGGAAGCGACTTTCGTTCCCGCGATCCTGGCAGGTCTGAAGACCACCCTGCATCACGTTACGCATTACACCCCGGTCACGCAGCAGTTTCCGGAAGTGAAACCGAACCTGCCGCTGCACTATCGGGGCGTCCACCGTCTCAACCGGGACGAACAGGACCGCGTGAAGTGCGTGGCCTGCATGCTGTGCGCCACGGCCTGCCCGGCGCACTGCATCACGATCGAAGCCGCCGAAGCTCCGCCCGAATGGCCCGACCGCGATAAGTTCCCGGCGTCGTTCGTGCTGGACGAACTGCGTTGCATTTACTGCGGGATGTGTGAAGAAGCCTGCCCGGTCGATGCAATCGAGTTGACGCACATCTACGACCTCACCGGCCGTACTCGTGCCGATCTGATGTACGACAAAGAGAAACTGCTGGCCGTGTACGACCAAACCAAGAATAACCCGCGAGATCCGGTGCGAACCCATCGCGGCGTACTCGGACCCGCATCCCAGCTCGACGATCTGGCCACAGTCGGACCCGCCACCTCGGTGCAGGTTTCCGACCGTTCGGCTCAGGCCGTCACTCCCGGCGTGATCGGTCCCGATGTGGAGGGCCGGCCATGA
- a CDS encoding NADH-quinone oxidoreductase subunit NuoE family protein has translation MAFLSEEIRSQIRAYFPNYPDKRAVTLPALHLVHDALRCVPLPAIKEIAELLELHPAEVADTMSFYGIFRDENHKLGKDRVWVCRSISCGLRGGEELLENLCKHWKVKPGGTTPDGKVTLEFAECLGACEQAPCILVNDEMHGNMTEESVVNLMKQA, from the coding sequence ATGGCGTTCCTCTCTGAAGAGATTCGCTCGCAGATCCGAGCCTATTTCCCGAACTATCCCGACAAGCGGGCAGTCACGCTGCCAGCGCTGCACTTAGTGCATGATGCGCTGCGTTGCGTCCCCTTGCCGGCCATCAAAGAAATCGCCGAATTGCTCGAGCTGCATCCGGCGGAAGTCGCCGACACGATGTCGTTCTACGGCATTTTCCGCGACGAAAACCACAAGCTCGGCAAAGACCGGGTCTGGGTCTGCCGGAGTATTTCGTGCGGACTTCGCGGCGGCGAAGAACTGCTCGAAAATCTGTGCAAGCACTGGAAGGTGAAACCCGGCGGCACCACTCCCGACGGCAAGGTGACGCTGGAGTTTGCCGAATGCCTGGGCGCCTGCGAACAGGCCCCCTGCATCCTGGTCAACGATGAAATGCACGGCAACATGACCGAAGAATCGGTCGTGAACCTGATGAAACAAGCCTGA
- a CDS encoding NADH-quinone oxidoreductase subunit J family protein — translation MNWMEGRGLFLISLTLIAVGVMWLLPRRAVRSKAVGLALVVLGGIGQGFVLRTPASPIVYELMFWFLAGSALFFGVLTITSRNPIYGALWFALTTLATCGLFIRMSAPFLAAATIIVYAGAIIVTFVFVIMLAQQAGCTAYDQRSRRPILATISGFVLLAAVLTVLHQSSPVLVAAVPPAVGSDAEVSNPLSRPKPGETLGTMHGVGRSLFGDYLFEVEVAGTLLLVASIGAIAIAPRREQGTL, via the coding sequence ATGAACTGGATGGAAGGTCGCGGACTGTTTCTGATTTCACTAACGCTCATTGCGGTGGGCGTGATGTGGCTCTTGCCGCGTCGAGCCGTGCGTTCGAAAGCGGTTGGCCTGGCACTGGTCGTGCTCGGCGGGATTGGCCAGGGCTTCGTCCTGCGGACGCCGGCCAGCCCGATTGTTTACGAACTAATGTTCTGGTTCCTCGCCGGCAGCGCCTTGTTCTTCGGCGTGCTGACCATCACCAGCCGCAATCCGATTTACGGGGCGCTCTGGTTTGCTTTGACGACTCTGGCGACATGCGGATTGTTCATTCGCATGAGCGCTCCGTTTCTCGCGGCGGCGACCATCATCGTGTACGCCGGGGCGATCATCGTGACGTTTGTGTTCGTGATCATGCTGGCCCAACAAGCCGGCTGCACCGCCTACGATCAGCGCTCGAGACGGCCGATTCTGGCGACAATTTCAGGCTTTGTTCTGCTCGCGGCCGTGCTGACGGTGCTGCATCAGTCCAGCCCGGTTCTCGTGGCAGCGGTCCCGCCGGCCGTTGGATCGGATGCCGAAGTTTCAAATCCTCTCAGCCGTCCCAAACCGGGCGAAACGCTGGGAACAATGCACGGCGTCGGCCGTTCGCTCTTCGGAGATTATCTCTTCGAAGTGGAAGTGGCCGGAACGCTGTTGCTCGTGGCGAGCATCGGAGCAATCGCAATTGCCCCGCGGAGGGAACAGGGAACCCTATGA
- the nuoH gene encoding NADH-quinone oxidoreductase subunit NuoH: MAFITDTLTKYWEVIVTVITIAIVLNVILVACSYLIWVERKLSAWMQDRVGPNRVGIFGLLQPIADGLKFLFKEEVIPSHVDKVLFVLAPCITLFTTMLAFAVVPFGPVNEAPEFMRFIIAPNIDIGLVFIFAISSLAVYGVILGGWASNNKYSALGSLRASAQVVSYEIPLGMSVLGIALLGGTLSLEQIQAHQATAGFTGWYFWTQPLACLIFFTSALAESNRLPFDLSECEQELVGGFHTEYSALKFGLFFLGEYTHVITISFLTAILFFGGWQFPWIAEADSVYPLASLVKMLVLLGKVLFIIVIIMMIRWTIPRFRFDQLMGLTWKVFIPLALMNVVMVMTVKQFNWSDRWLFPLSLALFAGAGVISVSAKQRELQNRVQAPQKSLAAHGHETAAAH; encoded by the coding sequence ATGGCATTCATCACGGACACGCTGACAAAATACTGGGAAGTGATCGTCACGGTCATCACGATTGCAATCGTGTTGAACGTGATTCTGGTCGCTTGTTCCTACCTGATCTGGGTCGAGCGCAAGCTGTCGGCCTGGATGCAGGACCGCGTCGGTCCGAACCGCGTGGGGATTTTCGGATTGTTGCAGCCGATTGCCGACGGACTGAAGTTCCTCTTCAAGGAAGAGGTCATTCCTTCGCACGTCGATAAGGTGCTGTTCGTACTGGCACCCTGCATCACATTGTTCACGACGATGCTGGCTTTTGCCGTGGTGCCGTTCGGCCCGGTCAACGAAGCTCCCGAGTTCATGCGGTTCATCATCGCTCCGAACATCGATATCGGGCTGGTCTTCATCTTTGCCATCAGCAGTCTGGCCGTGTACGGGGTGATCCTCGGGGGCTGGGCCTCGAACAATAAATACAGTGCCCTCGGTTCACTGCGAGCCAGTGCCCAGGTGGTGAGCTACGAAATCCCGCTCGGCATGTCGGTCCTCGGCATCGCTCTGCTCGGCGGCACGCTCAGCTTGGAACAGATTCAGGCCCACCAGGCGACTGCCGGTTTCACCGGCTGGTACTTCTGGACGCAGCCGCTCGCCTGCCTGATCTTCTTCACCAGCGCCTTGGCCGAGTCCAACCGACTGCCGTTCGACCTTTCAGAATGCGAACAGGAACTCGTCGGCGGGTTCCATACCGAGTACAGTGCCCTCAAGTTCGGTCTGTTCTTCCTCGGCGAATACACCCATGTGATCACGATCAGCTTTTTGACCGCGATCCTGTTCTTCGGCGGCTGGCAGTTCCCGTGGATTGCCGAAGCCGACAGCGTCTACCCGCTGGCTTCGCTGGTGAAGATGCTGGTGCTGCTGGGCAAAGTCCTGTTCATCATCGTGATTATTATGATGATTCGCTGGACGATTCCCCGCTTCCGTTTCGACCAGCTCATGGGCCTGACCTGGAAGGTGTTCATTCCGCTCGCCCTCATGAACGTCGTGATGGTCATGACGGTCAAGCAGTTCAACTGGAGTGATCGGTGGCTGTTCCCGCTGTCGCTGGCATTGTTTGCCGGGGCCGGTGTGATCAGCGTCTCCGCCAAACAGCGCGAACTCCAAAATCGCGTTCAGGCCCCGCAGAAGTCACTGGCCGCACACGGCCACGAAACCGCTGCTGCCCACTAA
- a CDS encoding complex I subunit 4 family protein, translated as MLMLLLVCVGLPVITAALLMLFRGSMAADTARWIALVGAVATMLASFALLAEFERLPVPIASANMPIQPRFEYQRPWFNASPNAPADKPGISLQLHLGLDGISMTMIVLTTILSVSSILISWEAIKERQVEYYAALLALQAGVIGVFCSFDLVLFYVFFEITLIPLFFLIAIWGGPQRRYAAVKFFLYTLFASLITLLGLVALVVQASKSGLATPTSLPALASWFHIHPLDPQMQLALFLMISAGFLVKVPVFPFHTWLPLAHVEAPTAGSVLLAGVLLKLGTYGFLRLCVPMFPEACLTVGIPMIGILSVIGIIYGSLCSLAQRDIKKLVAYSSVAHLGFCMLGIFALNAEGLAGGVLQMINHGLSTGALFLLVGMVYERYHTRQIDDLGGLAAKLPLLACCMVFISMASIGLPGLNGFTGEFLSLAGMFKRHPMYAVLGSTGVVLGAWYLLTMLQFVFFGPLKEPEHAEPNITDINLREMLALAPLAVLCLWIGVYPKPVLDMIRPDVEAMAALYPQPAAPVFPAPVEHAMNVPEHTGPAALVSQ; from the coding sequence ATGTTGATGCTGCTCCTGGTTTGCGTTGGCCTTCCGGTCATCACTGCGGCACTGCTGATGTTGTTTCGCGGCTCGATGGCCGCGGATACGGCGCGGTGGATTGCCCTGGTGGGCGCGGTCGCGACCATGCTGGCGTCATTCGCCTTGCTGGCGGAGTTTGAACGTCTGCCTGTGCCGATTGCTTCGGCCAATATGCCCATTCAGCCCCGGTTCGAGTACCAGCGTCCCTGGTTCAATGCCAGCCCGAACGCCCCGGCCGACAAGCCCGGCATTTCGCTGCAACTGCACCTGGGCCTCGACGGCATCAGCATGACGATGATCGTGCTGACCACCATTCTCAGCGTCTCATCGATCCTGATTTCGTGGGAAGCGATCAAGGAACGGCAGGTCGAATACTATGCAGCGCTGTTGGCTCTGCAGGCCGGCGTCATCGGGGTCTTTTGCTCGTTTGACCTCGTGCTGTTCTACGTCTTCTTTGAAATCACCCTGATTCCGCTCTTCTTCCTGATCGCCATTTGGGGGGGACCACAGCGTCGCTATGCCGCGGTGAAGTTCTTCCTGTACACGCTGTTCGCCAGTTTGATCACGCTGCTCGGACTTGTGGCACTGGTGGTGCAGGCCAGCAAGTCGGGTCTGGCGACTCCCACGTCGCTGCCCGCCCTGGCCAGCTGGTTCCACATCCATCCGCTCGATCCGCAGATGCAGCTCGCGCTGTTCCTGATGATCTCGGCCGGGTTCCTGGTGAAAGTCCCCGTCTTCCCCTTCCACACCTGGTTGCCGCTCGCACACGTCGAAGCCCCCACGGCAGGCAGCGTGCTGCTGGCTGGCGTGCTGCTGAAGCTGGGCACCTATGGGTTCCTGCGGCTGTGCGTGCCGATGTTCCCGGAAGCCTGCCTGACGGTCGGCATCCCTATGATCGGCATCCTGTCCGTCATCGGCATCATCTACGGCTCTCTCTGCTCGCTGGCTCAGCGGGATATCAAAAAGCTGGTGGCCTACTCGAGCGTGGCCCACCTGGGATTCTGCATGCTCGGAATCTTCGCCTTGAATGCGGAAGGCCTCGCCGGCGGCGTGCTGCAGATGATCAACCACGGCCTGTCGACCGGGGCGCTGTTCCTGCTGGTGGGCATGGTTTACGAGCGTTATCACACCCGTCAGATCGACGATCTCGGCGGTCTCGCGGCCAAGCTGCCGCTGCTGGCCTGCTGCATGGTTTTCATTTCCATGGCGAGCATCGGCTTGCCGGGCTTGAATGGCTTCACCGGCGAGTTCCTGTCGCTGGCCGGGATGTTCAAACGGCACCCGATGTACGCGGTCCTCGGATCGACCGGCGTTGTGCTGGGCGCCTGGTACCTGTTGACGATGCTGCAGTTCGTGTTCTTCGGTCCGTTGAAAGAGCCGGAACACGCCGAACCCAATATCACTGACATCAATCTGCGGGAAATGCTCGCGCTGGCTCCGCTGGCGGTGCTGTGCCTGTGGATTGGCGTCTACCCGAAACCGGTGCTGGACATGATTCGTCCGGACGTGGAAGCGATGGCGGCGTTGTACCCGCAGCCTGCTGCTCCTGTTTTTCCAGCCCCGGTCGAGCATGCAATGAATGTCCCCGAGCACACAGGGCCGGCCGCCCTGGTGTCGCAATGA